The DNA region ATATCGCGTTCCTGGACGAGAAAAGAATCCTAAGTAGTTCCCCGTTAATGCCCGGAGATAACGCTTCGAGACAACAAGAAAGTCAGGAAACAATGAACGAGATGGTCAGGAGGAAAAATTTAATCCGTCAAAGTTCTATAAGAAACTTCAACCCCTTTATGTTAGAAGGCAAAATTCGCGTGGGAGGACGTTTGTAGCTAGCATGTTTACACTTTGAAACTAAATATCCGATTATTCTCCCTAATAAtctgtggcaagcccatttggccACTGTATCATCTGTctattcattgtaactcagactcttaattcactatgttaatttcggtgtgtatgatcgaatgcatgtctgtacattaactcttaagctatcctcctattggtttcaatgtgcagataatcgataatttatccacacccgattaactcgcAAAAATATATATGGGTTTTAAACAGACACACACTcactctgtttcatcgtgtgcttgctcaccgtacgcttgtggatttttattaatcattaacaataaactatctctataactggtgttcaggcttctcaataatctcgagtaaattcgcaattctactaggagattaagcctacctagaatactcagttaacgggatattatttattggagtcagatattaaGGACATTAGCCTCTACATATTGGTGACCCGCCTTTAGAACGCGCACCATTTTCCTCCAAAGTCTGCTGCATTCTCCTCAAGCGTATCATAAAGAACTTCATATTggaattattataatcaataacAATCCATTGACAGTCATAATAAATTCACTCATAACATTTTCCCTTTGgaattattactgtatattctcatatatatacccaaagtgacaatttttcttttcggtgagtcttatatatattttttttgttatttttgatttcttcatattgtatatttcaaacctcagtttattattattattgctcctTCGTACCATGTCAGTTGATAATTCGCTAAGCCTATCATCTAAATCTATTTCCGTGGGTGCCATTTCTGTACATTTACCTATTTTTAATCCACGAAAGGCTGAACTCTGGTTTGCTCGCTTAGAAAGCTTTTTTGTTgcaaacaaaatcacaaatCAGAGTACGAAATTTAGTTACGCAAACTCACTGCTGCCGGACGACGTCATTGAACAAGTGCCTGATGTTATTTTTAAGCCGGATCCTGACTCACCATTCGATTGTCTAAAAAGAGAGGTCATTCGTGTCACATCTCTCACCGACTAACagacaattgatcaacttttagccaacgtggagctaggtgacaatacaccatcacagttaaaacgccacatgacaaacttattaggaaatcgtatagtagacaaacgtctactatatcaattgtggctcagacgtctccctcaaaacattcaacagatacTTGCAATTGGAGACGAAGACGTCGATTTTGATAGGCTAGCagacatagccgacagaatttacGAACGGTCCAAGACTCACCTTGTATCTCAAATCCAATCAAGCTCAGCTGACGAGATCGCCGAGTTACGACGATCAGTTGATACCCTTACCAAACAGATAACTCAgatccaattattgaatgccTCCCACAGTAAGCGTAGAGGAACATCCACAAGCCGTAGACGACGTAGTCCAAGCACTGCTAgatacaacatttgttggtaccaTAGAACATATGGCAAACAAGCTAGAAAATGCACTCCGCCTTGTAACTTTGCAAGCACACAGAAAAAGGGACGTCAAGACCGCAGGTTAATGACGACTGCACTCACTGACCACAACTCTCAAGACAGTCGTCTATTatatgttacagacaaaagAACCGGCACACAGTTTTTAGTCGACACTGGGGCAGAGGTTAGTGTAGTACCACCTACTGCACTCGAGAAAAACACACCTGACCCCAAACTAAAACTAAAAGCTGCAAACAGGTCTGACATCAAGACGTACGGCAGAAGGCGGTTACAATTAAATTTtggtcctaaatctaatttttcctggagtttcatcatagcggacgtcctcgttcctataatcggcattgattttctgcaattccacaaaatACTGGTAGACGTCAGAAATAGGAAACTTGTCCTTGCCGGACAAAGTAAGGAAATTAGAGgaattatatcaaatgagacttccatacatttattagttaaacctcATCACGAGGATGACAAATACGtcaatttacttaatcagtTTCCAGACTTATTACGACCGAGTTTCAAACACGACAAACCGACGCATACCGTCGTACATTACATAAAGACAGAGGGTCCACCAGTGTTCACACGTCCAAGACGCCTTGATCCCTCTCGTCTGGCTATCGCAAAgaacgaattcaacaaaatgattgagttgGGCATCATACGCCCCTCCGATAGTCCGTGGGCATCACCGCTCCATATGGTACTTAAGAAAAACTCTTCCGAAGTTAGACCGTGCGGTGACTATAGAGCTCTCAACAGCCGGACCATACCAGATAGATACCCTCTCCCACATTTGCATGACTTCACTCATAGCCTATCTGACGTGTcgattttttcaaaaattgatctcgcccgtgcttaccatcacattccaattcatccggacgatgttcctaaaacagccattactaccccctttggactatacgaattcgtccgcatgcctttcggattaaggaatgctgcacaaagtttccagcgttttattgaccaagtggtacggggcttaccgtttgtgtatgcttacatagatgacctacttatagcaagcaaatatgaaaatgaacatctaaCTCATCTGAAGATGCTTTTGAGAAGCTAAATGAGTATGGGTTAGCAGTCAATCCTGACAAATGCGAGTTCGGAAAACAATCCCTCACCTTTTTAGGTCACGTACTTGATAATCAAGGCATTAAACCAGTTCCTGAGGAAACACAAGCTATCAAAAATTATCCTTTGcctgattcattcaagaaactacgacgtttccttgggatgatcaacttttacagacgttttatccctaaatgtgcagacttagcaaaaccactaactgatttattaaggggacgagctaaatcattagcaatgacaccgcaagcaattcaagcatttgatcagttgaaaagcGCTTTAAGCACAGAGGTATTACTCGCACGACGAAAGGTTGATGCACCTTTGGCAATAATGACCGACGCTTCTAACGTAGCAGTAGGTGCTGTACTTCAGCAACGTGTCAATGAACAATGGCAACCCTTtgcatttttctcaaaaaagttaaacgcaacgcaaacaaaatatagcacattcggtagagaactgttggctatctacttagccatcaaacactttcgctacatgttagaaggcaattctttcacgatatatactgatcacaaacctctaactaagtccttgatgcacaatcatgataaatacagtccgcgcgaaattcgtcaactagaattcatttcacaatttgcAGCTGATATACGCTATATTAAAGGCAATGTAAATGAGGCAGCAGATGCACTATcgagattaaatatcaataccttctcgatccctgatatagactatcaagaaatggcaaagcatcaaaagctcgatacggagctacaaaaacttttgcagtctaaggaaacgaaattattattccaaaacatccccataaacaacaaggacaccttaacttgtgatacctcaacaggtaaaactcgcccttttgtacctttcggtatgagacgaaatatttttgagaaaTTACACAATATATCTCATCCAGGTATAAAAGCCACTGTAAAGCTTGTCACAGATAGATTTGTATGgccaaaaataaacaaagacgTACGAAAATGGTCACGGGAATGCGGCCAATGCCAAAAGTCAAAAGTACATAGGCACATCATATCTCCTACCGGAATTTTTCCCGCCGCTAGCGCTAGGTTCGACCATATTCATATCGACATTGTTGGACCGTTACCGGTTTCTAATGGTTACACGCATATATTAACATGTATAGATAGATTTACGAGATGGCCCATAGTTGTTCCGTTAAAAGACACGTCAGCATCAACAGTGGCGAAGAAGCTGGTGAAACACTGGATTACAAACTTCGGTGTCCCTACAACAATTACGACCGACCGTGGAACGCAATTCGAAAGCAAACTATTTCAGCAACTTACAGATACTTTCGGTATAAAGAGAATTAGAACCACTGCTTATCATCCGTCTGCTAATGGAATGATAGAAAGATTCCATAGACAGTTAAAAGCCTCTTTGACGGCCGCACGAGGAGATTACAAATGGGATATCAAGCTTCCTTTGATACTATTAGGCATTCGCTCAACCATCAAACAAGACCTCGGTTGTTGTGCTGCTGAGttgtactttcattttaaaaacaattcCGTTCTTTATTTCTTAGTCGAACATAGATgttaatccaatttttttttggtacataaaaacatcaatgttctggatgggagcttatgtggcaagcccatttggccACTGTATCATCTGTctattcattgtaactcagactcttaattcactatgttaatttcggtgtgtatgatcgaatgcatgtctgtacattaactcttaagctatcctcctattggtttcaatgtgcagataatcgataatttatccacacccgattaactcgcAAAAATATATATGGGTTTTAAACAGACACACACTcactctgtttcatcgtgtgcttgctcaccgtacgcttgtggatttttattaatcattaacaataaactatctctataactggtgttcaggcttctcaataatctcgagtaaattcgcaattctactaggagattaagcctacctagaatactcagttaacgggatattatttattggagtcagatattgaggacattagcctctACAAGTCACTTTGTTACAGATATGATTATAATGCATCATCATTCGATTAACGCACACGTCGGAGTTACTCAAACTCTGAGTAGTATTCGTGAGAAGTATTGGATTGTTAGAGGATATTCTGCTGTTCGGAAGGTTCTAAAACGATGCTACTTATGTAGAAGACTTTACTCTATGCCATAATCCCAAATAATGGCACCGTTACCGGAATACCGAGTCGAGACTCATTCACCACCCTTTAGTCAAGTAGGTATGGATTACTTCGGACCGTTCTATGCCAAACGAGGTAGAGTTGTCGAGAAACGTTATGGCTGTTTATTCACCTCCTTATCTATTAGGGCTGTTCACATAGAAATGGCCTACTCTTTAGATACGGATTCATTTCTATGTGCATTATCAAGATTTATTGCCAGAAGAGGATGCCCAAAGCGTATTTTTAGTGATAACGGCACAAACTTCTGAGGTGCAGACGCTAGTTTGAGACAGATTATACGTTCCtggaatacaaataaaatagaaaaccacCTTAAAGAACGAGAATGTGAGTGGCGTTTCAACCCACCTAGGTCAAGTCATCGAGGTGGTGTGTGGGAACGCATCATAAGATCTATTAGAAGAATCTTAAGAGTGCTTTTATTCCAGAATGTGTTGACCGATGAAACTCTGCAAAGCTTCTTAACTGAGGCGGAACGGATATTGAATGACAGACCTCTGGTTAAAATGACAGATGACCCTGGTACCCTAGAAGTTCTTACTCCGAACAAGTTGTTACtggtttataaaaaaatatcattCGATGATGCTTCGGTGGATAAGACGTTATTATACAACAAAAGATGGAAAGAAGCTCAAAAATTAACCACCACATTCTGGAATAGATGGATAAAAGAATATTTACCGACTCTCCAAACAAGAGACAGATGGTTGGACGTACACAGGAACTTACAACCAGGTGACTTAGTCCTTGTTAGTAACGTCAAAGTGAATATTGGTCTATGGCCTAAGGCTATTGTCGAGCAAGTAAGCCATGGCCCGGATGGACGAGTCCACATGGCAAAGTCGAGAACTTCAAAAGAAGAAATCGTCAGAGATGTGCGAAGCCTATGCCTGCTAGAAGAATCCGGTTATCTGACGGCGACGACGACCCTGGACAATGGACGTGGTGCGCGTTTCGGGGGGGGAgtgtaaaatgtgatcgataGACGAACTCACCAATAATAAACGGAAACACCCATCACCACATtaactccttttgaccttgtactactgtatctctttattaaccaatcacagtttgatgttcattgtaaaacaatatttacttgttgactcatttttcctattctccGGCTACTGTtcgaaacagataaagtttatctagccaaatagcttgcttgttctgactttggccaaaccaagactctgtattcgacggTCTAAAGAATAGTTCAGAATTaaacctgtaggaaattgctccCGACACAATGGAATAAAGGATTTCTTGAAAATATCTTATTTCACTTAGGAAACTCAGCTAGTTTTTTCCACATTTTAAGGGATGCATATAACTGACAATAAGAAGCATTCCTATGGTAACATTGATTTGACGATTATTAGTACTAAATAATTATCGAGCACAGATTTATTTTTGACTTCAAGCTACACTTTAAAGCTAGTAATACTATCCGGTTGCTTAAATAGAAGTTGGCAAAGCAGCAAACAACTGCGCTTAAAGCACTAACTTCAAAGTATCAGGTGCTGGGCTGCAACaggcatcatcataaggaatggatctctatcaaGACCCTGCACAAGATTCAagagaggaagaacaagaagacagaaattaacaacagtcgaaaaagaacagagaaagtcaaggcacagaCCACATAAacagaaacaaacaagcaagtggAGAAGACCACTAgtgcagaaatatgtggaagaccgAGCAACGACAGAGGAAAGGTTTCaggagaaggaaatatgagacagctatatgacacaacgaagaaactggcaggAAATATGGTAAAGGAGAGAGAAAAGTCAGGGACAAAGAAGGTAAGACAATCAACGAGACTCAAGAACAGAGGAaaagatgggtagaacacttcgaggaactgttgaatagaccagctccactgaactcatcggacatcgaagcagcacttACAAACCTTTTAGATGTCACTCCGTGAAcgaccgaagaaatcaggatgttCGTCAGATAAATAAAGAAGGGGAAAACAGCACTACCTGAAAGCTTACAGACTGAACCAATAGGTGTCAGATATAGAAGTGACTGCGAAGATATTCTATGTTCTATCCAGGAGGTTTGTGAGGAAGAACAAGTACTGCCGGACTTgaaagaaggatatctcatcaagataccgaAGAAAAATCTCAACATGTTGGAGAACTACAAAGACACTACGCTACTATCAATAGCGGAAAAATTTTTCAAGTGTTGTTGAGCCGTAagaagattcagtagacgcacAACCTCGAAATTAACAGGCTAGATTTCGTAAGGATTGATCGTGCACAGACAAAAGCGCAAccctacggatcatcgttgaacaatcgattgaatgTAGTTCATCCTTATATTATCAAATTCCTTGTCTATGAGAAAGCATCTGagagtgtggataggaggaccttATGTAAAGTTCTTCAACATTATGGTGTAGCTAAAAGGTCGTCAACACCGttcggaattcatacgacggactacactgtaAAGTCGTGGGTGGCGGACAACTCACAGACTCATTCGAAGTGAGGACCGGTGTCTGACAAGACTGCTCACTCTTGCCCCTTATCATTCTTAAGGTGATTGATCGGATCATCAAGACTTCCATATCTCAGTGGAAGCGTGGAATGCAATAGTTAGCTTAGATGTtactagaagatttggacttcgcagattgCCTTCTTTTCTATCCCATGcacacacacgaacaaatgtagGTCGGAACAGCCAGTATAGCAACAGCCTCTATATCAATAGgcttcaatatacacaaaggaaagaGCAACATCCTctaatacaacacagagaacactaaCGCGATCACATTTGATGGGGAAGCTCTGGAAACGTCCAACTACCTgctcagcatcatcgatgaacacagaggatctgatgcagacgtaaaggagaggatcggaaaagcaagagcagcattcttacaattgaagaacatatggaaatcaaaacaactgtcaaccaattgcaaagtcataatcttcaatacgagtgttaagacagttctactgtatggagctgaaacgtggagaactaatacaaccataatcaaaagtGCACAAGTATTAACAAACCATTTACTACACAAGATACTTAATctcatcagcaacaatctattgtgggagagaaaaaaccagcctcgagctgaagagaaaattaggaaaggcactggaagtggataggacatacattgaggaaatcatcaaagtgCATTATGatacaagcgctaacttggaatcctgaaggggaacagaatagaggaagaccgaagaacacagtacgtcgggaatcggaagcagacatgaaaaggatgaatagcaacggAAACAACCAGATAGGATTGTTCAGGAGAAAGTTGGACGAAGAATGCTGGTAGACGGCCTATGCTGCTTCACGAAGTGTaataggtgtaagtaagtaagtaagtaagagtagCGGTCGAATATAGTAATGATTTGATAAATTCATCTTTTTCCAATTAACCTCTAATtagtaaaaatatattgatcTTAACGAACTTTTAAAAACATATTCATACAGTTGTGtgtatataaaaaatatatcaatctaatatatatatatatatatatatatatatatatatatatatatatatatatatatataccttcgTTAAGCTATATCATATGGTCTAATGTAGTGACAATGTGAATGATGTCAACGAAATACTAGactgaattaattaaaaatatataaaatcgaACTGAGTTGTGatgaaaaaagtaaataaactttTAGCACTATTAATTCAAGTACACAAATTTATTGAAGAAACAAAGTCACACAAGGTAGTTTTACAAACTTTTAAAGATGACTTTTTTTACAActgacattattgaaaagaTTATCTTAAATTCAAATTATAATCCTTTAATAGTACATATACATGCAACTTTATATGGAATCTAACTGGACTTTCAGACGTCACAACCAATACAACTTTTTTTTAATACATGAGATCTAAAATCCAATAGTTCATATTTTCACCTTAAATTGATTAGATCTCTAACAAGAATTTCTAAACAAAGGAATCAACCAGTTACCATAGAACAGATGGTATGTaactagcagtgggatccaggatgtGAGTTTCGTTCTAATTGGAACTCattagttggatgtacctgaatcctagagttgattttcactacGGAAATCGGACTTAGTATCATTCGCTTCAGATATCattgcgttattcacttagccaCTGAGTCCAGATATCCATTCACTCGACTGAAAATTCGATTAGTTTTATT from Schistosoma haematobium chromosome ZW, whole genome shotgun sequence includes:
- a CDS encoding hypothetical protein (EggNog:ENOG410VENC~COG:A) is translated as MTNLLGNRIVDKRLLYQLWLRRLPQNIQQILAIGDEDVDFDRLADIADRIYERSKTHLVSQIQSSSADEIAELRRSVDTLTKQITQIQLLNASHSKRRGTSTSRRRRSPSTARYNICWYHRTYGKQARKCTPPCNFASTQKKGRQDRRLMTTALTDHNSQDSRLLYVTDKRTGTQFLVDTGAEVSVVPPTALEKNTPDPKLKLKAANRSDIKTYGRRRLQLNFGPKSNFSWSFIIADVLVPIIGIDFLQFHKILVDVRNRKLVLAGQSKEIRGIISNETSIHLLVKPHHEDDKYVNLLNQFPDLLRPSFKHDKPTHTVVHYIKTEGPPVFTRPRRLDPSRLAIAKNEFNKMIELGIIRPSDSPWASPLHMVLKKNSSEVRPCGDYRALNSRTIPDRYPLPHLHDFTHSLSDVSIFSKIDLARAYHHIPIHPDDVPKTAITTPFGLYEFVRMPFGLRNAAQSFQRFIDQVVRGLPFVYAYIDDLLIASKYENEHLTHLKMLLRS